The proteins below are encoded in one region of Cololabis saira isolate AMF1-May2022 chromosome 21, fColSai1.1, whole genome shotgun sequence:
- the cnp gene encoding 2',3'-cyclic-nucleotide 3'-phosphodiesterase produces the protein MDTEKSEVLDASETPQQEETGMEKQDKLETKEPTEPENPAAAVQESEQLAANGHTAEVVTMKETEELAAQDDAGKTVGDDSEKPDMESVPGAMAPPEPHESSEKVTDPVVALDAEPENTEQPPVPENNPEPVQMHLAESAPEPEPAKLAESVPAAEVQEQALPVQAAAAQQPVDAQPAQPAQEEKVVEKVETEKEPQTAMETKAEEVAAETVLVTEDSSEKPAAAVEKEGAAEIGSGETAQGVPKVSPDESVAVKGAGPEGEGVKSEEEGAEPQKEDDVPASGSLSFALLDQDETRDALRVSRTLVVLRGLPGSGKSLLARAIADSYKDHCSVICADDHGIKPESPETSADGFKALDEALVARCGDGTTSSVLIVVDDTNHTHNRLARLGEIAEEHHLVAIFLEPQTEWSRDPAQLEKKTARGLKEAQLEAMKAPLEETSLPLFFGWFLVSSVLDKIRCSSMDFLKTLDTLDSFKKHMAAFTGKAEEVVDLEQYYKARGLLHCTTKFCDYGNAAGAKEYAENTDVKKNYGSAFELSLTALFVTPRTCGAKVSLTENQLLLWPADAEQEAESAVPGAASLPLGSRAHVTLGCAEGFEPVQTGLDLLQILVLQQEGQQGEVVEEMELGSLTYFGEGRWLLSLREPICAPACFSSFYGRKEVEPTKKEPEKKKKPKCAIL, from the exons ATGGATACTGAAAAAAGTGAAGTTTTGGATGCGTCAGAGACTCCACAGCAAGAGGAGACCGGAATGGAAAAACAGGATAAACTGGAGACCAAGGAACCCACAGAGCCTGAGAACCCAGCAGCTGCTGTGCAAGAGTCTGAGCAGCTGGCAGCAAACGGTCATACTGCAGAAGTGGTGACCATGAAAGAAACAGAAGAGCTGGCGGCACAAGACGACGCAGGAAAGACTGTTGGAGACGACTCGGAAAAACCTGACATGGAGTCTGTGCCCGGTGCGATGGCACCACCAGAACCACATGAGTCATCTGAAAAGGTCACTGACCCAGTTGTGGCTTTAGACGCCGAACCAGAAAACACTGAACAGCCGCCCGTGCCAGAGAATAACCCAGAGCCTGTACAAATGCATTTGGCAGAGAGCGCCCCTGAACCAGAGCCAGCAAAATTGGCAGAATCAGTTCCAGCAGCTGAAGTACAAGAGCAGGCGTTACCTgtacaagcagcagcagcacaacaGCCAGTTGATGCACAGCCTGCCCAGCCTGCCCAAGAGGAGAAGGTGGTGGAAAAAGTGGAGACTGAGAAGGAGCCGCAAACCGCAATGGAGACAAAGGCAGAGGAGGTAGCGGCGGAAACTGTTCTGGTGACAGAAGATTCATCAGAAAAGCCAGCGGCAGCAGTGGAGAAGGAGGGAGCCGCTGAGATTGGAAGTGGTGAAACTGCACAGGGCGTGCCGAAAGTTAGCCCTGATGAATCTGTCGCTGTAAAGGGAGCTGGGCCAGAAGGGGAGGGTGTTAAATCTGAGGAGGAAGGTGCCGAGCCTCAAAAAGAAGACGATGTTCCCGCATCTGGGTCCctgtcttttgctcttttagaTCAGGATGAGACCAGAGATGCTCTGCGAGTCTCTCGCACCCTTGTAGTCCTTAGAGGCCTTCCAGGCAGCGGTAAAAGCCTCTTGGCGCGCGCCATAGCGGATTCCTACAAAGACCACTGCTCCGTTATCTGTGCCGACGACCATGGTATCAAGCCAGAAAGCCCAGAAACGTCTGCAGATGGGTTCAAAGCGCTGGACGAGGCTCTTGTGGCCCGCTGCGGTGACGGGACGACCTCCTCTGTCCTGATCGTGGTGGACGACACCAACCACACCCACAATCGTCTGGCCCGTCTGGGAGAGATTGCCGAGGAACACCATCTCGTTGCCATCTTCTTGGAGCCACAAACCGAGTGGAGCCGAGATCCTGCACAGCTGGAGAAGAAGACGGCGCGGGgactgaaggaggcccagctggaGGCAATGAAAGCCCCACTTGAAGAAAcgtcccttcctcttttctttggcTGGTTTCTTGTGTCTTCAGTGTTGGACAAGATTAGGTGTTCATCAATGGACTTCCTGAAAACGCTGGACACATTGGATTCCTTCAAGAAACACATGGCTGCCT TCACAGGAAAAGCTGAGGAGGTTGTGGACCTGGAGCAGTACTATAAGGCCAGAGGACTTCTCCACTGCACGACAAAGTTCTGTGACTATGGAAATGCTGCAGGAGCAAAAGAGTATGCCGAGAATACC GATGTTAAGAAGAACTACGGTTCTGCGTTTGAGCTGTCCCTGACTGCTCTCTTTGTCACCCCTCGCACTTGTGGTGCAAAAGTGTCCCTAACGGAGAACCAGCTTCTCCTGTGGCCGGCCGATGCTGAGCAGGAAGCAGAGTCCGCCGTCCCCGGGGCCGCCTCGCTGCCTCTGGGAAGCCGTGCCCATGTCACTCTAGGCTGCGCCGAGGGCTTCGAGCCggttcagacgggcctggatcTGCTCcagatcctggtcctgcagcaGGAAGGCCAGCAGGgcgaggtggtggaggagatgGAGCTCGGCTCTCTGACCTACTTCGGCGAGGGTCGGTGGCTGCTCAGCCTCCGGGAACCCATCTGCGCCCCCGCTTGCTTCTCCAGCTTCTACGGGCGCAAGGAGGTAGAGCCGACCAAAAAAGAACccgagaagaaaaagaagccgAAGTGTGCCATACTGTAG